GTTCAGCGTGACCGTCCGTGACCACATCATGATTGCCCACAGTTTCCGTGGCGACGTCTTCGGCCCGGCGCAGCGGCTGCACGGCGCGACGTTCGTCGTCGACGCCACCTTCCGCCGGCCCGACGTCGACGACGACGGCATCGTGGTCGACATCGGGCTGGCCACCGAGCAGCTCAAGGCGGTGCTCGGCGAGCTGAACTACCGCAACCTCGACGACGAACCCGCCTTCGCCGGTCAGAACACCACCACCGAGGTGCTGGCCCGCACCATCGCCGACCGGCTCGCCGACCGGGTGCACGCCGGCAACCTCGGTGCCGGTGCCCGGGGGCTGGCCGGGATCACGGTCACCCTGCACGAGTCGCACGTCGCGTGGGCCAGCTACGAACGGGCGCTCGGCGTCGGTGGGGACACCGCCTGACGTGCCGGTCCTGCACGTGATCCTGCCGGGCGACATCGACGACCCGGCGTCGCCAAGCGGCGGCAACGGCTACGACCGGCGAATCTGCGCCGGGCTCGCCGACGCCGGCTGGTCGGTGCGGGAGCATCAGGTACCCGGTGCCTGGCCCGAGCCGTCGCCGACCGAGCACGCCGCGCTGGCCGGTGTGCTCGCCGGCCTGCCCGACGACGCGCTGGTGCTTGTCGACGGCCTGGTCGCCTCGGTGACCCCGGACGCCCTCGCGGCGCACGCCCGGCGGCTGCGTCTGGTCGCCCTGGTGCACCTGCCCCGCGAGGACGACACCGAGGCTCGGGCGCTGGCGTCCGCCACCGCCATCGTGGCCACCAGCGTCTGGACCCGCGACCGGCTGCTACGGCGGTACGCGCTGCCCGCCGACCGGGTGCAGGTGGCGGCACCCGGGGTGGATCCGGCACCGCTCGCGGTCGGTTCGGCGGCCGGTTCGGCGTTGCTCTGCGTCGCCGCCGTCGCCTGGCACAAGGGGCAGGACGTGCTGGTCGAGGCGCTTGCCGACGTCACCGACCGGGCCTGGACGCTTACCTGCGTCGGCCCGCTGCACCGGGATCCGGCGTTCGTGCAGCGGCTGCGCGATCGGCTCGCCGTGCACCGGCTCGACGGGCGGGTCCGGCTGGCCGGGCCGCTGACCGGCGAGCGGCTCGCCGCCGCGTACGCCGCCACCGATCTGCTGGTGCACCCGTCCCGGGGGGAGACGTACGGGATGGTGGTCACCGAGGCGCTGGCGCGCGGCATTCCGGTGCTGGCCAGCGCCGTGGGCGGGGTGCCGGACGCCCTCGGGTACGCCGCGACCGGCGACCGACCCGGTGTGCTGGTGCCGCCCGAGGACCCAGCGGCCCTGGCCACCGCGCTGCGGCAGTGGTGGGACGACCCGACGGTGCGTACGCGCCTGCGGGCCGCCGCCGCGCAGCGGCGGGCCGACCTCGACGACTGGACCAGCACCACCAACCGGATCGGCATGGCGCTCAAGGAGGCGATGGCATGGTGAGCGAGACAGGGGTGAGCATCGATCTGCCACCGGATTTCGCGCAGTGGCTCGCGGTGCGGGAACCAGCCGACGTGGCGGCGCGGTCGGCCGAACTGGTCGAGACGGTCCGCGCGACGCTCACCGGAGACGGCCCCTTCGTCGTGCACGACCTCGGTGCCGGCACCGGCTCACTGGGCCGCTGGCTGGCGCCGTTGCTGCCCGGTCCGCAGCAGTGGACCCTCTACGACCAGGACCCGGACCTGCTCACCCGGGCCGCTGCGGCACGGCCCGCCAGCGCCGCCGACGGCACGCCGGTGACGGTGCGGACCCGTCAGGTCGACCTGACCCGGCTGACCGCCGCCGACTTCGACGGTGCGCACCTGGTCACCGCCTCGGCCCTGCTCGACATGCTGACCGCCGAGGAACTGGAGCATCTGGTCGCGGTCTGCGTCGAGGCCGGCTGTCCGGCGCTGTTTCTGATCTCGGTGACCGGCACGGTGCGGCTGACCCCGACCGATCCGCTTGACGACGAGGTCGCCGCGGCGTTCAACGCCCACCAGCGCCGCACCCGCGACGGGCGGCGGCTGCTCGGCCCGGACGCCCCGGCCGCCTGCGTCGCCGCGTTCGCCCGGCACGGCGGGACAGTGCGGACGCGACCCAGCCCGTGGCGGCTCGGGCCGGAGCAGGCCGACCTGGCGGTGCAGTGGTTCACCGGTTGGCTCGACGCGGCCCGCGAGCAGCGTCCCGAGCTGACCGACCGCACCCGCGAATACGCGCGACGTCGCCTGAGGGAGGCTGAAAGTGGTCGACTCGGGGTACTGGTGGATCACGCTGACCTGCTGGCCATGCCCCGTTGAACCGGCAGCCCGCAGGTTACGTGCGTACAGTCAGGAAAGATCGTCAGGCCCGGGAGGCGCACATGGGGGATGAAGCTGGTGGCAGCACGCCCGCAACCGCCCCGCCGGGCCGGTCGATCTGGGGCTGGGCCCGGCTCGCCCTCGGGCTCGCGGTGCTGGCGGGCCTGGTCTACTGGCTGGGCACCGGCCCGTTCCTGGCCGGGCTACGTCTGATCGACGCGCCCGCGCTGGCCGCAGCACTGGCCATCGGCGTGCTCACCACGGTCTGCGCCGCCTGGCGGTGGAGCCTGGTCGCGGGCGGGCTCGGGGTGCGGCTGCCGCTGCCGCAGGCGGTCGCGCACTGCTACCGGGCGGTGTTCCTCAACGCCACCCTGCCCGGCGGGATCCTCGGCGACGTGCACCGGGCGGTGCGCCACGGCCGCGAGGCCGGCGACGTCGGCCGCGGCATCCGGGCCGTGGTCTGGGAACGGGTCGCCGGGCAGGTCGTCCTGGTCGCCGTCGCCGTCGTGCTGCTGTTCGCCTTCCCGTCACCGGTGCGCCCGTACCTGCCGGTGGCGACCGCGGTGGCGGTGGCGGTGCTGGCCGGGGTGCTGCTGGCCGCCTGGCTGCTGCCGGAGTCCGGCGCGTCGCGGTGGACCCGCGCGCTCGGCACCGCCGTGGCCGACGTGCGCGCCGGGCTGCTCGGCCGGCGTACCTGGGCAGGCGTGCTCGTCGCCTCCGCGTTGGCGGTCGCCGGGCACCTGGCGACGTTTCTCGTGGCGGCCCGCACGGCCGGCTCCACCGCACCGCTGACCCTGCTGCTGCCGCTGACCCTGCTGGCTCTGCTCGCGATGGGGGTGCCGGCAAACGTCGCCGGGTTCGGCCCCCGCGAAGGGGTGGCCGCGTGGGCGTTCGCCGCCGCCGGCCTGACCGCCGCCGAGGGAGTGGCGACCGCGACGGTGTACGGCGCTCTGGTGCTCGTCGCGAGCCTGCCCGGAGCCGCCGTGCTGCTGGCCCGACGTGTCCGTGTACCCGCCACCGTCTAACGAGGAGACCCATGTCCGAATCACTGCCTGTCGCCACCATCCGGACGCAGGTCACTGTGCCGCTGCGGTTTCCCGACGGCTACGCCACCACGGCCCGGCTGTTCACCTTCGACAACCTGGTCGATGGCCGGGAGCACATCGCGTTCGCGCTCGGTGAGCCCAACAGCGGGACCGTGCCGCTGGTCCGCCCGCACAGCGAGTGCCTCACCGGTGACGTGTTCGGCAGCCAGCGTTGCGACTGCGGCCCGCAGCTGCGCGAGGCCGTCCAGCGCATCGCCGAGGTCGGCGGCTACCTGCTCTACCTGCGGCAGGAGGGTCGCGGCATCGGCCTGTACGCCAAGCTCGACGCGTACGCGTTGCAGGACGCCGGGCTGGACACCTACGAGGCGAACGTCGCCCTCGGTCATGCCGAGGACGAGCGCGACTACAGTGTCGCCGCGCAGATGCTCGCCGCGCTCGGCGTCGGACCGATCGCCGTGCTGAGCAACAACCCGGAGAAGACCGAGCAGTTGAGCCGGCTCGGGGTGACCGTGACCGAGCAGGTGCCGACCGGGGTGTTCCTGTCCCCGGCCAACGCCGACTATCTCGCGGCGAAGGCCAGCCGCGCCGCCCGTACCGCCGACCTCCCGTTCGTCCGGTGACCGGCCCGCCGGCCGCGCCACGGCCGTACGTGCTGCTCAGCTGCGCGACCTCGATCGACGGCTACATCGACGACGCGACCGAGGAGCGGTTGCTGCTTTCCAACGACGCGGACCTGGACCGGGTCGACGCGGTCCGGGCCGGCTGCGACGCGATCCTGGTGGGCGCCGGCACGGTCCGCCGCGACGATCCCCGGCTGCTGGTGCGCGGCGAGGGCCGCCGGGCCGACCGGGTGGCCCGGGGACTGCCGGCGTCACCCACCCGGGTGACCGTCACCGGCTGCGGCGACCTGGACCCGCAGGCCCGGTTCTTCACCGTCGGCGACACCGACCGGATCGTCTACTGTGCGAGTGGGTCGGTGGAGAAGGCCCGGCACCGGCTGGGCGAGCGGGCCACCGTGGTCGACGCCGGTGAACCGGTCGACCTGTCGCGGGTGCTCACCGACCTCGCCGACCGGGGGGTGGGCCGGCTGCTGGTGGAGGGTGGTGCGCGGATGCACAGCCAGTTCCTCGGTGCCGGGCTCGCCGACGAGCTGCACCTGGTGGTGGCGCCGTTCTTCGTGGGTGACCGGCGAGCACCGCGCTTCGTCGGCGAGGGCAGCTTCCCGTGGCATCCGGGCCGCCGCGCCCGGGTGTTGGAGGCGCGCCAGATCGGCGACGTGGTGCTGACCCGCTACGCGCTGTCGGAGCGTTGCGCGGCGCAGTGAGCGGGGCGGTCGAGGAACATCAGCCGGGCCCGCTTGTCCGGCAGGTCGATCAGCGGGCCGTCGACGAAGCCGGCCCGCCGTAGCCGGGTGATCGCCTTGTCGTTGCGCGCGTCCGGCTCCATCACCAGCCGCAGCCGGTCGGGGTCGGTGAAGACGAACGCGATGAACTCGCCGAGCAGGGTGCCGGTGAAGCCGGGCTCGGGCCGCACCGGCGGGCCGATCAGCAGGTGGCCGCCGTGGTCGCCGGGTCGGACCGGGTAGCACTTGCCGACCGGGTCGTGCTCCGGCTGGTAGGTCTGGAACAGCGCCACCGGCGCGCCGTCGCGCAGCGTCAGGTACGCGTGGTGGGTGGGCAGCGAGTCGACGTACCGGTAGATCTCGGCGACCCGGTCCCGGTCGGCGTCGCGCATTCCCCAGAACCGGGCCCGCTCCTGGCTGACCCAGGCGTGGATCACGTCGGCGTCGGCGTCCGGGTCGACCGGCCGGAAGGTGACCACCCCGAAGCCGGGTACCCGCCGCTCGTGGTGGTGCCGCTCAGTCATCGTGCTCCTCGGTCAGCCGGCCCCAGTCGCAGGTCACCTCGATCAGCTCGCCGCGCACCCAGAGCGGCAGTTGGTCGTCGCGGTGCGCGCCGGAGCCGGTGGCGCCGAGCGGCACCACCCACCGGCTGCGCTCCCGTTGGCCGAGATCCCACACGTAGCGGGCGGCCGGACCACGCAGGCACAGGTCGGTGACCCCGGGAACGCTCGCGGTGGCGAGCACGCAGTCATGGTCACCGGCGAGTTCCGGCCCGGGTGGCGCGGCCGGATCGGGCAGTGCCCGCCACGGCGCGAGTCGGTGTCGTTCGCCCCAGGGCCGGTTGTCGTCGGCTTCGACGACCTCCTCGAGCGCCGCGCGCAGCAGCGCGTCGCGGTCCAGGCCGTCCAGGTCGGCGTGCAGCAGCCTGGTCAGCGCGTACCCGACCCGGGGTGGCAGGGCCAGCCAGGGTACGAACACGTCCGGATAACCGGCGTCGTCGGCAAGTACGGCAAGCGTCGGGTGGGCGGTGAGCCGCCGGACGATCGCGGTGCGCAGGTCGGCGAAGCGGGCCGCGTCGACGCTGTCGGCGGCCATCCGGCGGTCCCAACGCCGCAGGCGGTCGCGCAGCGTGGCGGCCCCGGCGGATAGCCCGGTCAGCCCGGCGAGCAGGTCCAGCAGCGGTCCGGCCGAGCCCAGGTGGGTGTCGGTCTGCACGCTTGCCTGCTGTTCCGGCCGCCAGTCGGTGCCGGCGGTGAGCAGTTCGCGGATCCGCTCGGCGCGGTACGGCGGGGCGAACTCCACCCCGAGCGCGGCGGAGATGCCCCGTTCGTTGGCCATCACCGCGACCTGGTCGACAGGTGCCTTCGGCATCGGGTGCCAGCCGCGCCACGCGTACCGTTCGTCCCAGCCGGGCACCACCCGCAGCCCGTTGTCGGGGTGGCGCTGCGGCACCCGGCCGGCGACCCGGTGCAGCAGCCCACCGGCGGTGTCGGCGGCGAGCACCACGTTCACCGGCTCGACCCAGCCGTCCAGGGCCGCGTCGAGGTCGGCGACGGTCCGGGCCCGCAGCAGGGCCGGCAGCACGGCGAAGCCGAGGTCGCCGGTGACCCGGGGCGGGTGGCGCAGGCTGACCGTGACGTCCGGATGCTCGTCCGGGCCGCCGGAGATCACCGGCCCCCGCTCGGTCTCGATCACCTCGACCTCGACCGGGTCCGCGCCGGCCACCTCGACGATCTCGACGTGCCGGTGCGCGGGCCGCCACCCGTGCGGCCCGTACGCCTCGACCCGGCCGTTGCGGCGACGCAGCCGTTCGGCGTACCCGTCCTGGTAGTCCGCCATCGCGTTGGTGATCGCCCAGGCGACCTCGCCGGCGTGGCCGAAGTGCGGGATGCCGGGCACCCCGGGCACGGCGAACCCGAGCACGTCGTACTCCGGGCAGGCCAGCCGGATCTGCTGGTAGATGCCGGGTGCCTCGATGATCCGGTGCGGGTCGCCGGCGATCAGTGCCGCGCCGTCGGCGGTGCGTTCGGCGGCGATCAGCCAACCGTTGCTGCCCGAGCTGTGCTGACCCTCGGCGGCGAAGAGTCGGGCGGCGTGCGGGCCGAGCCGCCGCGTCACGTGGGTACGCCAGAGCTTGGTGCCGAAGCCGGCGAAGAGCACGTGGTGGGCGAGCCAGATCGCCAGCGGCGTCCACGGCTGCCAGTGCCCGGCGGTCAGGCCGGTGGCGGCGAACTCCGGTGCCCGCGCCGCGCCGGTGGCCAGCCCGGCGTTGACCCCGTCGACGTAGCGGCCCACCCAGCGGGCGGTGGCCGGGTCGAGGGCGGCGTGGCAGCGCCGCGCGGTGTCGTCCAGCCGGACCCGGCGGGCGAAGCTGTCCCAGGCGAGGGCGTCGGGGCCGAGGAAGGCCGCGCTGGTGCCCTGCGAGCGGTGCCGTTCCACCTCGATCTGCCAGGCCCGGTCCACTGCGGTGACCTGCCCCTGGGCGAAGGCCAACGTGTCGTGGTCGGCGGCGTGCAGGTGCGGGATCCCGGCGGCGTCCCGCGACCGCCGGGCGCCGAGCTGCTGCTCCGACCGCTGGCGCTCGCTCACGACTTCACCGTAGCGGTGCGGGCGCGGGCGGCGGGGACCACCAGCGGGGTGCCGGTCTCCGGGTCGTCGATGACCCGGCAGGGCAGCCCGAAGACCTCCTCGACCAGGTCGGCGGTGACGATCTCGCGGGGTTTGCCGGCGGCCACCACCCGGCCGGCGCGCATGGCGATCAGGTGGGTGGCGTAGCGGGCGGCGTGGTTGAGGTCGTGCAGCACCGCGACCAGGGTGCGGCCCTGCTCCTCGTGCAGCCGGGCGCAGAGGTCGAGCAGGTCGATCTGGTGGGCGATGTCCAGGTAGGTCGTCGGCTCGTCAAGCAACAGCAGCGGGGTCTGCTGGGCCAGCGCCATGGCCAGCCAGACCCGTTGCCGTTGGCCGCCGGAGAGTTCGTCGACCAGCCGTTCGGCGAGATCGGCGACGCCGGTGGCGGCCATCGACTCGGCCACGATCCGCTCGTCGTCGCGGGACCACTGGCGCAGCAGGCCCTGGTGCGGGTAGCGACCCC
This DNA window, taken from Micromonospora sp. FIMYZ51, encodes the following:
- a CDS encoding 6-carboxytetrahydropterin synthase, translated to MFSVTVRDHIMIAHSFRGDVFGPAQRLHGATFVVDATFRRPDVDDDGIVVDIGLATEQLKAVLGELNYRNLDDEPAFAGQNTTTEVLARTIADRLADRVHAGNLGAGARGLAGITVTLHESHVAWASYERALGVGGDTA
- a CDS encoding glycosyltransferase family 4 protein, with product MPVLHVILPGDIDDPASPSGGNGYDRRICAGLADAGWSVREHQVPGAWPEPSPTEHAALAGVLAGLPDDALVLVDGLVASVTPDALAAHARRLRLVALVHLPREDDTEARALASATAIVATSVWTRDRLLRRYALPADRVQVAAPGVDPAPLAVGSAAGSALLCVAAVAWHKGQDVLVEALADVTDRAWTLTCVGPLHRDPAFVQRLRDRLAVHRLDGRVRLAGPLTGERLAAAYAATDLLVHPSRGETYGMVVTEALARGIPVLASAVGGVPDALGYAATGDRPGVLVPPEDPAALATALRQWWDDPTVRTRLRAAAAQRRADLDDWTSTTNRIGMALKEAMAW
- a CDS encoding class I SAM-dependent methyltransferase; protein product: MVSETGVSIDLPPDFAQWLAVREPADVAARSAELVETVRATLTGDGPFVVHDLGAGTGSLGRWLAPLLPGPQQWTLYDQDPDLLTRAAAARPASAADGTPVTVRTRQVDLTRLTAADFDGAHLVTASALLDMLTAEELEHLVAVCVEAGCPALFLISVTGTVRLTPTDPLDDEVAAAFNAHQRRTRDGRRLLGPDAPAACVAAFARHGGTVRTRPSPWRLGPEQADLAVQWFTGWLDAAREQRPELTDRTREYARRRLREAESGRLGVLVDHADLLAMPR
- a CDS encoding lysylphosphatidylglycerol synthase domain-containing protein, translating into MGDEAGGSTPATAPPGRSIWGWARLALGLAVLAGLVYWLGTGPFLAGLRLIDAPALAAALAIGVLTTVCAAWRWSLVAGGLGVRLPLPQAVAHCYRAVFLNATLPGGILGDVHRAVRHGREAGDVGRGIRAVVWERVAGQVVLVAVAVVLLFAFPSPVRPYLPVATAVAVAVLAGVLLAAWLLPESGASRWTRALGTAVADVRAGLLGRRTWAGVLVASALAVAGHLATFLVAARTAGSTAPLTLLLPLTLLALLAMGVPANVAGFGPREGVAAWAFAAAGLTAAEGVATATVYGALVLVASLPGAAVLLARRVRVPATV
- the ribA gene encoding GTP cyclohydrolase II, which translates into the protein MSESLPVATIRTQVTVPLRFPDGYATTARLFTFDNLVDGREHIAFALGEPNSGTVPLVRPHSECLTGDVFGSQRCDCGPQLREAVQRIAEVGGYLLYLRQEGRGIGLYAKLDAYALQDAGLDTYEANVALGHAEDERDYSVAAQMLAALGVGPIAVLSNNPEKTEQLSRLGVTVTEQVPTGVFLSPANADYLAAKASRAARTADLPFVR
- a CDS encoding dihydrofolate reductase family protein, with amino-acid sequence MTGPPAAPRPYVLLSCATSIDGYIDDATEERLLLSNDADLDRVDAVRAGCDAILVGAGTVRRDDPRLLVRGEGRRADRVARGLPASPTRVTVTGCGDLDPQARFFTVGDTDRIVYCASGSVEKARHRLGERATVVDAGEPVDLSRVLTDLADRGVGRLLVEGGARMHSQFLGAGLADELHLVVAPFFVGDRRAPRFVGEGSFPWHPGRRARVLEARQIGDVVLTRYALSERCAAQ
- a CDS encoding GNAT family N-acetyltransferase; amino-acid sequence: MTERHHHERRVPGFGVVTFRPVDPDADADVIHAWVSQERARFWGMRDADRDRVAEIYRYVDSLPTHHAYLTLRDGAPVALFQTYQPEHDPVGKCYPVRPGDHGGHLLIGPPVRPEPGFTGTLLGEFIAFVFTDPDRLRLVMEPDARNDKAITRLRRAGFVDGPLIDLPDKRARLMFLDRPAHCAAQRSDSA
- a CDS encoding penicillin acylase family protein, translating into MSERQRSEQQLGARRSRDAAGIPHLHAADHDTLAFAQGQVTAVDRAWQIEVERHRSQGTSAAFLGPDALAWDSFARRVRLDDTARRCHAALDPATARWVGRYVDGVNAGLATGAARAPEFAATGLTAGHWQPWTPLAIWLAHHVLFAGFGTKLWRTHVTRRLGPHAARLFAAEGQHSSGSNGWLIAAERTADGAALIAGDPHRIIEAPGIYQQIRLACPEYDVLGFAVPGVPGIPHFGHAGEVAWAITNAMADYQDGYAERLRRRNGRVEAYGPHGWRPAHRHVEIVEVAGADPVEVEVIETERGPVISGGPDEHPDVTVSLRHPPRVTGDLGFAVLPALLRARTVADLDAALDGWVEPVNVVLAADTAGGLLHRVAGRVPQRHPDNGLRVVPGWDERYAWRGWHPMPKAPVDQVAVMANERGISAALGVEFAPPYRAERIRELLTAGTDWRPEQQASVQTDTHLGSAGPLLDLLAGLTGLSAGAATLRDRLRRWDRRMAADSVDAARFADLRTAIVRRLTAHPTLAVLADDAGYPDVFVPWLALPPRVGYALTRLLHADLDGLDRDALLRAALEEVVEADDNRPWGERHRLAPWRALPDPAAPPGPELAGDHDCVLATASVPGVTDLCLRGPAARYVWDLGQRERSRWVVPLGATGSGAHRDDQLPLWVRGELIEVTCDWGRLTEEHDD
- a CDS encoding ABC transporter ATP-binding protein, whose translation is MPTSRLAGRGLRLAYDRRVVADDLTVAVPDASFTVIIGPNACGKSTLLRALSRLLKPAAGAVLLDGEDIQRRPARAVARTLGLLPQSPTAPDGIGVAELVARGRYPHQGLLRQWSRDDERIVAESMAATGVADLAERLVDELSGGQRQRVWLAMALAQQTPLLLLDEPTTYLDIAHQIDLLDLCARLHEEQGRTLVAVLHDLNHAARYATHLIAMRAGRVVAAGKPREIVTADLVEEVFGLPCRVIDDPETGTPLVVPAARARTATVKS